Part of the Acidimicrobiia bacterium genome is shown below.
ATCGGGGGATGCGGGCGCTGGACGGCGTCCGGGCCGCCGTCGAGATCCGTGATCTGGTAGTGCTTCCCCGCGAAGGTGACGGGACCGTCGCCGAACAGCCCCTTCAGGACCGCGACCGATTCGGCCAGCCGTTCGATGCGGGTGCCGGGCCGATCGAGCGGCAGGCCGGCCTTCTCGTAGTCGGCGGTCATCCACCCGGCGCCGATCCCGAGTTCGAGGCGGCCGTCCGACAGCAGGTCGATGGTGGCCGCCTCCCGGGCTAGCACGACGGGGTGCTTGTAGTCGTTGCCGAGCACGAGCGCTCCCACCCGGAGATGCGTCGTCGCCTCGGCGACCATCGCCATGGCCGGGATGGGCGCGAGGGGATGGTCCACGAAGTGGTCGGGAACGAACAGGGTCGAGTACCCGAGCTCCTCCCACCGTCTCGCCGCGTCGCGGTACTGGCTTCCGGACTCGGCTCGCGGCGCCATGACGCCGAAGCGAAACTTGCGGTCGTGCGGCACGGGGCCGCACGCTAATGGCCGCTCGACGCGGGGGTCCATCGGTGCGCTGGCCGCGCGACGCCCCCGGCTGGCTCAGCGGCCGGTGGAGCCGAACCCGAACGTGTCCCGCGTCGTCGCGTCGAGGCTGGGCACCTCGACCCACTCGATCGAGGACTCGACCGCGGTGATGACCAGCTGGGCGATCCGATCGCCGCGATGGACGGTGTACGCCTCGGACGGGTCGGTGTTGACGAGGAGCACCTTCAGCTCGCCTCGGTAGAGGGAGTCGATGAGCCCCGGCGTGTTGAGGCAGGTGACGCCGTGGTTCAGCGCCAGACCCGAGCGAGGGAGCACGAGCCCCGCGTGTCCCGGCGGGATCGCGACCTGGAGACCGGTCGGGACCAGGGACCGGCCGCCGGCCGGGTCCAAGCGCACGTCGATTCGAGCCGGGAGGTCGTACCCGGCGTCGTGGGCGTGGGCCTGGGTGGGCATCGGCACGCCGTCATCGAGGCGGGCGACGGGGACTCGCAGGCTCAAGCGGCCAGGTCCCCGAGTAGCTCGTCGCGCTGTTCGTCGGTCAGCAGGGTCGCGGCCTGATACTCGGGATGGTCGACGAGGAGCCGGACCGGCGCGTCGCCGAAGGCTCGCTGCTGGTCGTCGGTCAGCGCGAACTTCAGGTAGTGGACCGTGGTGGTGATCTCCGACCGCGTGAGGCGCTCGACGTCTTGGGCCCGCCCAGTGACGACCTCGCTGCCGACCTCGAGGTGGACGTGCTCGTGGACGCCGACGAGGCGGGGCAGCCAGTAGGCCAGCGACTGCGGGTCGTCGATCTCGATGAACAGCGTCCCGGAGAGCTCGCCGTCGTTCGGGATTAGCTCGTTGTAGGTCTCCACCTCGTGCGCGATCTGCTCGTCTCGCAGCATGCGCTCGGCCCGGGCCATCTCCTGGATCTGGAAGCGCATCGTCGCGGCGTTCTCGAAGACGATCGTCATGAGGTCGCCGAGCGCGATCCGGCGGCGCCGCTTCGTGGCGATGATCTCGGCTCGGAAGGCGTCGCGCTCGCGCTCGTACTCGCGCAGGTCCCTGATGTCGGCCAGCGTGAGCTTGCGCACGAGCTCAGGCCTCGTCGATTCCGTAGGCGCGGGCGAGCACCTGGACGGGGTGCAGCGGCGACGCACTCGTCGCCTCGCGGATCGCGGTGTTCGCCAGGTGGCAGTCGCCGGCGACGAGGTCCGTGGCCGCGGCGTCGACGGCGTCCATCAGGGGCTTGGCGATTCGTTTGGCCATGACCACGTTCTCGGCCCGGAGGCCCCAGGTCCCGTCGATGGCGCTGCAGCGCTCGAGGACCGTCACCCGGGCGCCGGTCAGGGCCAGCAGGTCCGCGCTCTTCGGTCCCATCTGCTGGGCCCGGTAGTGGCAGGCCGCGTGCCAGGTGATCGTCTCGTACGTCGGCCCGGTGAAGTGCGTGTCGAGCGGCTCGTCGCGGTGGCGGGCCATCAGGTACTCGGCAACGTCGAAGGTGTGCTCGCCCACGAGCCGGGCGTCGTCCGTGCCGAGGAAGTCGGGGATCTCGTTCTTCAGCACGTACGCGCAGGTCGGCTGGGGGACGATCACGTCGCGCCCCGCCCGGACCGCGTCGGCGAGCGCGGCCACGTTGCGCGCCGCGAGTGCCTCGAACCGCTCGACGTCGCCGGCGTCGAGGGACGGCATGCCGCAGCAGACCTGGCCCTCCGGGAGCTCGCAGGCGATGCCGTTCCGCTCGCAGACGCCCACGACCGCCTTCCCGATCGGGGGCTCCTGGTACTCGACCATGCACGTCGGGAACAAGGCGACGGTCGCCCGTCGGGCCGGCGCCGGGGTCCGGCCGCGGAACCAGCGGGAGAACCGAACCCGGGCGTAGCTCGGGAGCAGCCGGTCACGAGCGATCCCGGTCGCCTTCTCCATGACGGTCCGGGCCGGCTTGACCCGGTCGAGGGCGTTGACGAGGGGGGCGAGTGTCGTCGCCACCGTGCCCTGCAGGTCGGTGCGGGCGAGCAGCCGGGCGTTCACGGCGGCGCCGTGGTCCCGGGTCGTCACCGCCGCCGACCGGAGCATGAGGCGGGGAAAGTCGACCTTCCACTCCTGGCCCTGGTCGGGCGTGTACGGGCAGACGAGGTAGCAGAGCTTGCACTGGTAGCACTCGTCGACCACGACCCGGTGCTGCTGGGAGCTGAGGAACGTGACGTCCTGCGGGCCGTCGTCACGCTCGTCGATCATCCGAAACAGGTCCTTGAACGACGGGCACAGCCGCACGCAGATGCGGCAGTCCGAGCAGATCTGGAAGGTGCGGTCCCGCTCGGCGCGTGCCGCGCCAGGGTCGAAGTAGTGCCAGTCGAGCGGGTCGTAGAGGTGCGTCGTCGTCACCGGGACCTTTCGGATCCGACGGGCCCGGGGTCCCCCGGGCCCGTCGACAGGCGTTCCCGGCTACTGGAGCGTCTCGAGGCCGCTGGTGAACCGGCCCGCGTGGCTCTTCTCGGCCCGGGCCAGCACCTCGAGCCACTCCGAGATCTCCTCGAAGCCCTCGTCACGGGCGGTCTTGGCGAAGCCCGGGTACATCTCGGTGTACTCGTAGGTCTCGCCCTCGATGGCCGACTTCAGGTTCTCGTTGGTCGGACCGACGGACACGCCGGTGACCGGGTCCCCGACCTCGGCCAGGAAGTCGAAGTGGCCGAAGGCGTGACCGGTCTCGCCCTCGGCGACGGACCGGAAGAGCGCCGAGATGTCGGGGTACCCCTCCACGTCGGCCTTCTGGGCGAAGTACAGGTAGCGGCGGTTGGCCTGGCTCTCGCCGGCGAACGCGGTCTTGAGGTTGTCGTGGGTCTTGGATCCGTCGAGTGCGGGCATGGTGGGTGAGCTCCTTTGGCTGTGGTGACGTTCAGGACACGGTGGCCGGCGCGCAGTCGGCGCAGATGCCGCGGAAGTGGACTTCCACCTCGGCGACGGTGAACCCCCGCCGGTCGCGGGCCGGGAGGCGGAGATCGCGGACGTCGACCAAGACGTCGTGAACGCTCCCGCACACGGTGCAGATGAGGTGATGGTGGGCGGACTCCACGTTCGGGTCGACCCGGACGCTGCCGGTGCCGAGGTGGATGAGCTCCACCTCGCCCATCTCCTCGAGGTCGTGCACGGTCTGGTACACGGTCTTCAGCGAGATGGTCGGCATGGCGGTCCGGGCCCGCTCGTGGAGTGCCTCGACCGTGGGGTGGCTGGCGTCGCCCTGCAGCAGCCCGAAGATGGCCTGCCGCTGGGGCGTGACCCGGAACCCGTGCTCCCGGAACCGCTCCGTGAGCTCCTCCACCGTCCTCATAACAAGGTGAGTTTATCGACAATCGTTGTCGATTGCCAACCGGGGCCGCGGCGCCGTGCGGGGAGCCGGGCGGTCCCGCCTACGCTGCCGCCCCGATGCCGCTGCTGGTCGGGGACGTGATCCGGCACGCGGCCCGGGTGGTGCCCCGCCGCCTGGCGGCCACGATGGGCGCCGACGAGCTCACGTTCGCGGCGCTCGAGGACGGCTCGAACCGCGTCGCCCGGGCCCTGGCCGCCCGTGGGGTCGGCCGCGGCGACCGGGTGGCGTGGTGGGGCGAGACCGGGCTGGCGGCCCTGCCTATCTTCGGCGCCCTCGCCAAGCTCGGCGCCGCGTTCATGCCGGTCAACGCCCGCCTCGGGGCCGACGAGGCGAGCAAGGTGATCGAGTACGCCCGGCCCCGGCTCACGATCCTGGACCCGGACCACGAGGGCGCCCCGTTCGCGGCCGTGCCCCAGGCCGAGATCTTCCGCGACGCCAGGAGGCTCGAGGGGAACGACGTCGTCGAGGCCCTCGACGAGCGCGAACCGCACGTCGTGTTCTTCACGAGCGGGAGCACGGGCCGTTCGAAGGGCGTGATCCTCTCGCATCGGGTGAGCTACCTGCGCAGCTTCCCCAACCTCATCACCGACTGGCAGGGCGGCACCGTCTGCATGTTCCCGCTCTTCCACATGTCGGGCTGGTCGATGGCCTTGAACGCCTGGCAGATGCGCCTGCCCATCCACCTCGCGCCGCCGGAGGCGGCGCCGCTCCTCGAGACGGTGGAGCGGCGGTCGGCGAGCCGCCTCTACTGCCTGCCCGCGGTGTGGACCCGCGTGCTCGACCACGACCGGAGCGCCTACGACCTGCACACCCTCCGCGAGTGCGACACGGGGACGTCGGCGACCCCCCCGGAGCTCCTCGTGGCGATCAAGGCCGCCTTCCCCGACACGGTCACCCGGATCTACTACGGGTCCACGGAGGCGGGGCCGGCGACGCTGCTCGCCGACGCCGACCTGACCCGCAAGCCCGGCTCGGTCGGGCTGCCGGTCTCGGGGGTCGACGTGCGCCTGGCCGACGACGGCGAGGTGTGCGTCCGCAGCGAGTTCCTGATGGACGGCTACTTCGAGCAGCCGGCGGCGACCGCGGCCGCGCTTCGGGACGGCTGGTACCACACCGGTGACCTCGGCGTCCTCGACGAGGAGGGCTACCTGTCGATCGTGGGACGGGCCCGGGACGTGCTGCGCACCGGCGGCGAGACGGTCGCCCCCGGCGAGGTG
Proteins encoded:
- a CDS encoding Fur family transcriptional regulator encodes the protein MRTVEELTERFREHGFRVTPQRQAIFGLLQGDASHPTVEALHERARTAMPTISLKTVYQTVHDLEEMGEVELIHLGTGSVRVDPNVESAHHHLICTVCGSVHDVLVDVRDLRLPARDRRGFTVAEVEVHFRGICADCAPATVS
- a CDS encoding TIGR03621 family F420-dependent LLM class oxidoreductase, which encodes MPHDRKFRFGVMAPRAESGSQYRDAARRWEELGYSTLFVPDHFVDHPLAPIPAMAMVAEATTHLRVGALVLGNDYKHPVVLAREAATIDLLSDGRLELGIGAGWMTADYEKAGLPLDRPGTRIERLAESVAVLKGLFGDGPVTFAGKHYQITDLDGGPDAVQRPHPPIIIGGGGQRVLSLAAREADIVGINANLQRGTADDPETARSLSAAATDQKLAWVRDAAGDRYPDLEIQQYAGFVFFTDDRQSLAEAMAPAFGVTADVALETPIALVGTVEQMVDDLEARRARWQMSYVVVDDAVADQFAPVVARLAGT
- a CDS encoding AMP-binding protein, whose protein sequence is MPLLVGDVIRHAARVVPRRLAATMGADELTFAALEDGSNRVARALAARGVGRGDRVAWWGETGLAALPIFGALAKLGAAFMPVNARLGADEASKVIEYARPRLTILDPDHEGAPFAAVPQAEIFRDARRLEGNDVVEALDEREPHVVFFTSGSTGRSKGVILSHRVSYLRSFPNLITDWQGGTVCMFPLFHMSGWSMALNAWQMRLPIHLAPPEAAPLLETVERRSASRLYCLPAVWTRVLDHDRSAYDLHTLRECDTGTSATPPELLVAIKAAFPDTVTRIYYGSTEAGPATLLADADLTRKPGSVGLPVSGVDVRLADDGEVCVRSEFLMDGYFEQPAATAAALRDGWYHTGDLGVLDEEGYLSIVGRARDVLRTGGETVAPGEVEDVLAAHPAVAEVAVVGVPDVRWGEVVCAVVVPAPGQEQHLSVEALRAHCEGRLAAFKQPRRLELVAELPRTPATGQIQRRLLVDRLRAPNRS
- the dut gene encoding dUTP diphosphatase yields the protein MSLRVPVARLDDGVPMPTQAHAHDAGYDLPARIDVRLDPAGGRSLVPTGLQVAIPPGHAGLVLPRSGLALNHGVTCLNTPGLIDSLYRGELKVLLVNTDPSEAYTVHRGDRIAQLVITAVESSIEWVEVPSLDATTRDTFGFGSTGR
- a CDS encoding heterodisulfide reductase-related iron-sulfur binding cluster, giving the protein MTTTHLYDPLDWHYFDPGAARAERDRTFQICSDCRICVRLCPSFKDLFRMIDERDDGPQDVTFLSSQQHRVVVDECYQCKLCYLVCPYTPDQGQEWKVDFPRLMLRSAAVTTRDHGAAVNARLLARTDLQGTVATTLAPLVNALDRVKPARTVMEKATGIARDRLLPSYARVRFSRWFRGRTPAPARRATVALFPTCMVEYQEPPIGKAVVGVCERNGIACELPEGQVCCGMPSLDAGDVERFEALAARNVAALADAVRAGRDVIVPQPTCAYVLKNEIPDFLGTDDARLVGEHTFDVAEYLMARHRDEPLDTHFTGPTYETITWHAACHYRAQQMGPKSADLLALTGARVTVLERCSAIDGTWGLRAENVVMAKRIAKPLMDAVDAAATDLVAGDCHLANTAIREATSASPLHPVQVLARAYGIDEA
- a CDS encoding DUF3501 family protein, translated to MRKLTLADIRDLREYERERDAFRAEIIATKRRRRIALGDLMTIVFENAATMRFQIQEMARAERMLRDEQIAHEVETYNELIPNDGELSGTLFIEIDDPQSLAYWLPRLVGVHEHVHLEVGSEVVTGRAQDVERLTRSEITTTVHYLKFALTDDQQRAFGDAPVRLLVDHPEYQAATLLTDEQRDELLGDLAA
- a CDS encoding rubrerythrin family protein; the protein is MPALDGSKTHDNLKTAFAGESQANRRYLYFAQKADVEGYPDISALFRSVAEGETGHAFGHFDFLAEVGDPVTGVSVGPTNENLKSAIEGETYEYTEMYPGFAKTARDEGFEEISEWLEVLARAEKSHAGRFTSGLETLQ